One genomic window of Anguilla anguilla isolate fAngAng1 chromosome 13, fAngAng1.pri, whole genome shotgun sequence includes the following:
- the rplp2 gene encoding 60S acidic ribosomal protein P2, whose product MRYVAAYLLAVLGGNSNPSAKDIKNILGSVGIEADDERLNKVISELNGKDVNEVMNAGLSKLASVPAGGAVAAPAAAGVVAAPGGDAPVAEEKKEEKKEESEESDEDMGFGLFD is encoded by the exons ATGCGTTACGTGGCCGCTTACCTCCTGGCTGTGCTTGGTGGGAACTCAAACCCCTCTGCCAAGGATATCAAGAACATTCTTGGCAGTGTGGGAATCGAGGCCGATGACGAGCGTCTTAACAAG GTCATCAGTGAACTGAATGGAAAAGATGTCAATGAAGTCATGAACGCTG gcctCTCGAAGTTAGCCTCCGTGCCAGCAGGTGGTGCTgttgcagctcctgcagctgctggggtGGTGGCTGCACCTGGGGGAGACGCTCCTGTCG CggaagagaaaaaggaagagaagaaagaggaaTCTGAAGAATCGGATGAAGACATGGGCTTTGGCCTCTTTGATTAA
- the LOC118210791 gene encoding uncharacterized protein LOC118210791 codes for MESTGRDAAPQPQLLSLGRNDATRLLEVYVKRSLSVNDGRAGGRRPGVKPRKWVALAEKSSRVRRHSSDSSAHLPPDEVAAVIAGFQPAPTEGPTEGPTEGPLEARLESSTDPPEDDPSERLAVSRLDSSTEPKQDDKKGAKKTKKPSFLKSFLSLFSRKGGEKKEERKSSSPERVGSFAPLDTPSPSISCLPVHGPSSDGDQSSPQARRSVRRKLTRRKFSFRNRGSDQARRSLKKPNTLDLSETEHIQNPVSVEPTSLYYEKVSEELEKIVKEVKDSPTDERRSIFDQSPESLRIRNAKEAEVIERIINLIKQQGDAIDKELKLNDGGVGSFFHTLSYGSFQQLADLYVESGAPALPAEGAATAPELVKFAFTLDFTAKVAGLSSQTLGRIMGFGNQYLQDRFTQMSVAHGPESQSRPAQNFSGPD; via the exons ATGGAATCCACCGGGCGGGATGCAGCACCGCAACCACAGCTGCTGTCACTGGGGCGCAACGATGCCACGCGCCTGCTGGAAGTGTATGTAAAGCGCAGCCTGAGCGTCAACGACGGGCGAGCCGGGGGCAGGAGGCCAGGGGTCAAACCCCGCAAGTGGGTGGCCCTTGCAGAGAAGAGCAGCCGCGTCAGACGCCACTCCAGCGACAGCTCCGCCCACCTGCCGCCCGATGAGGTGGCGGCGGTAATCGCGGGCTTCCAGCCAGCCCCCACAGAGGGCCCAACAGAGGGCCCCACAGAAGGGCCCCTGGAGGCCCGTCTGGAGAGCTCCACGGACCCCCCAGAAGACGACCCCTCAGAGAGGCTCGCGGTCTCCCGTTTGGACAGCTCCACGGAGCCGAAACAGGACGACAAGAAAGGCGCCAAGAAAACTAAGAAGCCGTCCTTCTTAAAAAGCTTCCTGAGCCTTTTCtccaggaaggggggcgagaaAAAGGAGGAAAGAAAATCCAGCAGTCCAGAGAGAGTGGGGTCCTTCGCCCCCCTggacaccccctccccatccatttcctgtctgcctgtccatGGGCCTTCCTCGGACGGTGACCAGTCCTCACCTCAGGCGAGACGGTCTGTCAGGAGGAAGCTTACTCGCAGGAAGTTCTCCTTCCGAAACCGTGGCTCGGACCAGGCCAGAAGGTCTCTGAAGAAGCCCAACACTCTGGACCTGTCTGAAACAGAGCACATACAAAATC CTGTCAGTGTGGAGCCAACAAGCTTATACTATGAAAAGGTAtcagaggagctggagaagatcGTGAAGGAGGTGAAAGACAGTCCCACAGATGAGCGTCGCAGCATCTTTGATCAAAGCCCTGAGTCTTTGAGGATTAGGAATGCTAAAG AAGCGGAGGTTATTGAAAGGATCATAAATTTGATTAAACAGCAAGGAGATGCCATTGATAAGGAG CTGAAGCTGAACGACGGTGGCGTCGGCTCCTTCTTCCACACGCTGTCCTACGGCTCCTTCCAGCAGCTGGCCGACCTCTACGTGGAGTCGGGGGCCCCCGCCCTGCCAGCGGAGGGCGCGGCCACCGCCCCGGAGCTGGTCAAGTTCGCCTTCACCCTGGACTTCACCGCCAAGGTGGCCGGCCTCTCCAGCCAGACCCTGGGCCGCATCATGGGCTTCGGAAACCAGTACCTGCAGGACCGCTTCACCCAGATGAGCGTGGCTCATGGGCCG GAATCCCAGTCGAGACCAGCGCAGAATTTCAGCGGTCCAGACTAA